Proteins encoded by one window of bacterium:
- a CDS encoding alanine racemase, producing the protein MNTEPAALSDSRIAATALGARRTAAFIDLDALAHNFHAIGKASGKEVLPIVKADAYGHGAAESARTLVAAGARVLGVAAPEEGEALRRGGAIRVPLIVLSGAAPWAAERLIAADLEAV; encoded by the coding sequence TTGAATACAGAGCCGGCTGCCCTCTCGGATTCCCGCATCGCGGCCACCGCTCTCGGCGCCCGCCGCACCGCCGCCTTCATCGATCTCGATGCGCTGGCACACAACTTCCACGCGATTGGCAAGGCCTCGGGCAAGGAAGTGCTGCCGATCGTCAAGGCGGACGCCTATGGCCATGGCGCCGCCGAGTCGGCGCGCACCCTCGTGGCGGCCGGCGCACGGGTCCTGGGCGTGGCCGCGCCCGAGGAGGGGGAGGCGCTCCGGCGGGGCGGTGCCATCCGGGTGCCGCTGATCGTCCTGAGCGGGGCGGCCCCCTGGGCGGCCGAGCGGCTGATCGCGGCTGATCTGGAGGCTGTCG